Proteins encoded by one window of Lactobacillus sp. ESL0684:
- the rnpA gene encoding ribonuclease P protein component, whose amino-acid sequence MRKSYRVKTENDFQRVFKAGNSVANRAFVIYQIDRMENQHFRVGISVGKKVAHTAVVRNRLKRYIRAVISENKTAIEPKIDFLVIARPYARNFKKADVQKHLLHVLYLANIIEEIPSENEED is encoded by the coding sequence TTGAGAAAGTCCTATCGAGTTAAAACAGAAAATGATTTTCAGCGGGTTTTTAAAGCCGGTAATTCAGTTGCTAATCGGGCTTTTGTGATCTATCAAATAGATAGAATGGAAAACCAGCATTTTAGAGTCGGGATTTCTGTTGGTAAAAAGGTTGCTCATACTGCTGTTGTTCGTAATCGACTCAAGCGTTATATACGGGCAGTTATTAGTGAAAATAAGACTGCAATTGAACCAAAAATCGACTTTTTGGTAATTGCTAGACCGTATGCACGTAATTTTAAGAAGGCTGATGTACAAAAACATTTATTGCATGTACTTTATTTGGCCAACATTATTGAAGAAATACCTAGTGAAAATGAGGAAGATTAG